A genomic segment from Carassius auratus strain Wakin chromosome 25, ASM336829v1, whole genome shotgun sequence encodes:
- the LOC113043560 gene encoding ras-like protein: MTEYKLVVVGAGGVGKSALTIQLIQNHFVDEYDPTIEDSYRKQVVIDGETCLLDILDTAGQEEYSAMRDQYMRTGEGFLCVFAINNTKSFEDIHHYREQIKRVKDSEDVPMVLVGNKCDLPSRSVDTKQAQDLARSYGIPFIETSAKTRQGVDDAFYTLVREIRKHKEKMSKEGKKKKKKSKTKCVLM, from the exons ATGACTGAATATAAACTTGTGGTTGTGGGGGCTGGAGGCGTGGGCAAGAGCGCTCTCACCATCCAACTCATCCAGAACCACTTTGTGGACGAATACGACCCAACCATAGAG GACTCGTACAGGAAGCAGGTGGTGATTGACGGAGAGACGTGTCTCCTGGACATCTTGGACACTGCAGGTCAGGAGGAGTACAGCGCCATGAGGGACCAGTACATGAGGACAGGAGAGGGCTTCCTCTGTGTCTTCGCCATCAATAACACCAAGTCCTTTGAGGACATTCACCACTACAG AGAGCAGATAAAGCGAGTAAAGGACTCGGAGGATGTCCCCATGGTCCTGGTGGGGAATAAGTGTGATCTTCCTTCCCGCAGTGTGGACACCAAGCAGGCTCAGGATTTAGCACGGAGCTACGGCATCCCATTTATAGAGACCTCGGCAAAGACGAGACAG GGCGTGGACGACGCGTTTTATACTCTAGTCCGAGAAATTCGGAAGCACAAGGAGAAGATGAGCAAGGAGggcaagaagaaaaagaagaaatccaaaacaaaatgtgttttaatgtga